In Musa acuminata AAA Group cultivar baxijiao chromosome BXJ2-8, Cavendish_Baxijiao_AAA, whole genome shotgun sequence, one genomic interval encodes:
- the LOC135619200 gene encoding E3 ubiquitin-protein ligase UPL3-like isoform X1 yields METRSRKRAEASSSAPSSQPPAARRPSKRSRTNPPPPSTILTRSRRSRNSSPPLLPPPPSGPMDSSAGDSSGRRRGSGKNHHPPAERDRDRDASDKGKEREPEASRSRDRDRARDRDAGRILGLNFDGGGADDDNDSEGGASALHQNLTSTSSALQGLLRKLGAGLDDLLPSSALLASSSSQQSSRLKKILTGLRADGEEGRQVEALTQLCEMLSIGTEDSLGSFSVDSFVPVLVGLLNHESNPDIMLLAARALTHLCDVLPSSCSAVVHYGAVPCFCARLLTIEYMDLAEQSLQALKKISQEHPTACLRAGALMAVLSYLDFFSTGVQRVALSTAANMCKKLPSDAADFVMEAVPLLINLLNYHDSKVLEHASVCLTRIAEAFASSPEKLDELCKHGLVAQAAGLISLSNSGGQASLSTSTYTGLIRLLSTCASGSPLAAKTLLLLGISGTLKDILSGSGLVAGASVSPALTRPPEQVYEIVNLVDELLPPLPQGTISTPIFYNITVKGSSIKKSTGITPGKPVEPGLATNDVSAREKLLQEQPELLQQFGTDLLPVLTQVYASSVNGSVRHKCLAIIGKLMYFSSADMIQSLLSATNISSFLAGILAWKDPQVLIPALQIAEVLMEKLPGTFSKIFVREGVVHAVDALICPDTSSSIPSQTSISEKDGDSAPVISSRSRRYRRRSGGLNTETGSVDESKRSLSVVGSPPNLFEIPPPSSSLRASVSACAKSFKDKFFPAYPGATEVGVTDDLLRLKNLCTKLNSSVETVRTKGKGKSKASLVSSFDISSSIEEELDGAISEMLAELSKGDVSTFEFIGSGVVLALLSYLSCGTFGKEKISEANLPKLRKQALRRYRSFIATALPDEPKGGHTTPMTVLVQKLQNALTSLERFPVVLSHLSRSTSGSARLSSGLSALSQHFKLRLCRAPGEKSLRDYSSNIVLIEPLASLAVVEEFLWPRVKRIDSGQKSSASAGNSDSGSVATGAGTQLSSASTASGHRPSTRSRSSVAIGGPARNDAAEGSSNSSKGKGKAVLKSTSEEARGPQTRKATRRRVASDKDAEMKPALSDSGSEDEMDMSPVEIDALMIEEDVSDDEDDDHEEVELKDETLPVCVPEKVHDVKLDPADDAAVDPSASGSQAQPSSGSSDRAISTRDSESTELRSGNAFGSRGMSFAAAAMAGLASLSSRGIRGGRGTGASDNCNKLIFTAGGKQLSKHWTIYQAFQRQLVLDEEDDERFNGSDLPSDGSRFCNDVFTITYQKADGQADRTSQGGSTSSMSKTPKSASASNSSCENRWQKKSLLDSILQADLPCDLEKTNPTYNILALLRVLECLNQLTPRLRVQAVSDDFAEGKITGVDGLYRTGISVPPKEFVNTKLTPKLSRQIQDALALCSGSVPPWCYQMTKACPFLFPFEIRRQYFYSTAFGLSRALHRLQQQQNADNPNSANEREVRIGRLQRQKVRVSRNRILDSAVKVMEMYSSQKAVLEVEYFGEVGTGLGPTLEFYTLLSHDLQKVELGLWRSNYGSDNNVMQIDGGEMEDGKTDDGSVMKIHNDNFSVQRRDIIQAPLGLFPRPWSHNVGASDGSQFSKVLEYFRLVGQTMAKALQDGRLLDLPLSTAFYKLVLGQELDLYDILSFDAEFGKTLQEMQVLVHCKQFMDATAGDSRKTTADLQFHGAPIEDLCLDFTLPGYPDYILKGEESTVVNINNLEEYISLVVDAITNTGITRQMDAFRAGFNQVFDISSLQIFCPHELDYLICGRRELWKPETLVDHIKFDHGYTAKSPAIVNLLEIMGEFTPEQQHAFCQFVTGAPRLPPGGLAALNPKLTIVKKHSSNLSNRTTNGTGATESADGDLPSVMTCANYLKLPPYSTKGIMYKKLLYAISEGQGSFDLS; encoded by the exons ATGGAAACACGCAGCCGGAAGCGGGCGGAGGCCTCCTCGTCGGCGCCCTCTTCTCAGCCCCCCGCGGCCCGTCGCCCGTCCAAGCGCTCCCGCACCAACCCGCCGCCTCCCTCGACCATCTTGACCCGCTCTCGTCGCTCCCGAAACTCCTCGCCGCCGCTTCTTCCTCCGCCACCCTCCGGCCCTATGGATTCCTCTGCCGGCGACTCCTCTGGCCGTCGCCGTGGCTCTGGCAAAAACCACCACCCTCCTGCGGAGCGTGATAGGGATAGGGATGCCTCGGATAAGGGGAAGGAGAGGGAGCCGGAAGCTTCCCGGTCCAGGGACAGGGACAGGGCCAGGGATCGGGATGCAGGGAGGATCTTGGGATTGAACTTTGATGGTGGGGGAGCTGACGATGATAATGATAGCGAGGGCGGCGCTAGTGCTCTCCACCAGAATCTCACTTCGACTAGCAGTGCACTTCAAGGGCTTCTCAGGAAATTAGGCGCAGGGCTCGATGATCTGCTGCCATCGTCGGCCTTGttggcctcctcttcttctcagCAGAGCTCACGGCTGAAGAAGATTTTGACGGGGCTGAGGGCTGATGGAGAGGAAGGGCGGCAGGTGGAGGCCCTGACCCAGCTTTGTGAGATGCTGTCAATTGGGACTGAGGATTCTCTTGGTTCATTCTCGGTGGACTCCTTCGTGCCCGTGCTCGTGGGTCTACTCAACCATGAGAGCAACCCTGACATTATGCTACTTGCTGCAAGGGCTCTCACCCACCTCTGTGACGTCTTGCCATCATCATGCTCTGCTGTGGTGCATTATGGTGCTGTGCCATGTTTTTGTGCCCGTCTCCTCACAATTGAGTACATGGACTTAGCAGAACAG TCTCTGCAAGCACTGAAGAAGATATCACAAGAACACCCGACTGCATGTTTGCGTGCCGGCGCACTTATGGCAGTTCTGTCTTACCTTGATTTCTTCTCCACAGGAGTTCAG AGAGTAGCATTATCGACTGCAGCAAATATGTGCAAGAAACTTCCATCAGATGCAGCTGACTTTGTGATGGAAGCAGTTCCACTGCTGATCAATCTTCTTAATTATCATGATTCAAAG GTGCTGGAACATGCTTCTGTCTGCTTGACACGAATTGCAGAAGCATTTGCCTCATCTCCTGAGAAACTGGATGAGTTATGTAAACATGGATTAGTTGCACAAGCTGCTGGGCTAATATCTCTTAGTAATTCAGGAGGACAAGCCTCTCTAAGTACATCGACATACACG GGTTTAATCCGACTCTTGTCAACATGTGCAAGTGGATCCCCACTAGCAGCTAAAACTCTTCTACTTTTAGGAATCAGTGGCACTCTTAAAGACATTCTCTCTGGTTCTGGGCTTGTTGCTGGTGCTTCTGTTTCACCTGCCTTGACAAGGCCACCTGAGCAG GTTTATGAGATTGTGAACCTTGTGGATGAGCTTCTTCCTCCCTTGCCTCAAGGAACTATTTCTACACCAATATTCTACAATATTACTGTGAAAGGATCATCTATAAAGAAATCCACAGGCATCACTCCTGGTAAACCAGTTGAGCCTGGTTTAGCAACAAATGATGTTTCAGCCCGTGAAAAGTTACTGCAAGAACAACCTGAACTTCTGCAACAGTTTGGAACTGACTTACTCCCTGTTCTAACACAG GTGTATGCTTCTAGTGTAAATGGTTCAGTCCGCCACAAGTGTCTGGCTATTATCGGAAAGTTGATGTATTTCAGCTCAGCTGATATGATTCAATCTTTACTTAGTGCCACAAACATATCCAG CTTCTTAGCAGGCATTTTGGCATGGAAAGATCCACAAGTCTTGATACCTGCTCTTCAGATAGCAGAGGTTCTGATGGAAAAGCTTCCAGGTACATTTTCCAAGATATTTGTGAGAGAAGGGGTTGTCCATGCAGTGGATGCTTTGATATGCCCAGATACCTCAAGTTCCATTCCTTCTCAAACATCCATCTCTGAGAAGGATGGTGATTCTGCACCTGTAATATCTTCACGTTCTCGGCGTTATCGGCGACGTAGTGGTGGCTTGAATACAGAAACTGGGTCAGTGGATGAATCAAAGCGTTCACTATCAGTTGTCGGCTCACCTCCTAATTTATTTGAAATCCCACCTCCAAGTTCTAGTCTTCGTGCTTCTGTCAGTGCTTGTGCCAAGTCTTTCAAAGATAAATTTTTTCCTGCATATCCTGGTGCAACTGAAGTTGGAGTTACAGATGATCTTCTTCGTTTGAAAAATCTTTGCACAAAATTAAATTCCAGTGTTGAGACTGTAAGGACAAAAGGCAAAGGCAAATCTAAAGCCTCCTTAGTTTCTTCCTTTGATATATCATCTAGCATCGAGGAAGAATTAGATGGAGCAATATCAGAGATGTTGGCTGAACTTAGCAAAGGCGACGTGTCCACTTTTGAGTTTATTGGAAGTGGAGTCGTTCTGGCACTTCTTAGTTATTTGTCTTGTGGAACATTTGGAAAGGAGAAAATTTCTGAAGCTAACTTGCCAAAGCTTCGAAAACAAGCACTGAGGAGGTACAGGTCATTTATCGCAACTGCTCTTCCAGATGAACCAAAGGGAGGACACACAACTCCCATGACTGTGTTGGTTCAAAAGCTTCAAAATGCTTTAACTTCATTGGAACGTTTTCCAGTTGTCCTTAGCCATTTGTCTAGATCTACCAGTGGAAGTGCACGTCTGTCATCAGGTCTAAGTGCCTTGTCTCAGCATTTTAAGTTGCGTTTATGTCGAGCACCGGGTGAGAAATCTCTTCGTGATTACTCATCAAATATTGTACTTATCGAACCACTGGCAAGTCTAGCAGTTGTCGAAGAGTTCCTTTGGCCAAGGGTTAAGCGGATTGACTCTGGACAAAAGTCTTCTGCATCAGCAGGAAATTCTGATTCTGGATCTGTAGCTACTGGAGCTGGTACCCAATTATCGTCAGCATCAACTGCTTCTGGCCATCGCCCTTCAACTAGATCTAGGTCATCAGTAGCAATTGGAGGTCCAGCTAGAAATGATGCTGCTGAGGGAAGTTCAAATTCTTCTAAAGGGAAGGGTAAGGCAGTCTTGAAATCTACATCTGAGGAAGCCAGAGGACCTCAAACAAGAAAAGCTACTCGTAGAAGAGTTGCTTCAGATAAAGATGCAGAAATGAAACCTGCACTTAGTGACTCTGGATCTGAG GATGAGATGGACATGTCTCCTGTTGAGATTGATGCTCTTATGATTGAGGAGGATGTCTCAGATGATGAAGACGATGATCATGAGGAGGTG GAGCTCAAAGATGAGACTCTTCCTGTTTGTGTACCAGAGAAGGTACACGATGTCAAATTAGATCCTGCTGATGATGCGGCTGTTGATCCTTCTGCAAGTGGTAGTCAGGCACAACCTTCATCAGGTTCTAGTGATAGGGCTATCTCTACAAGAGACTCAGAGTCCACTGAACTACGAAGTGGAAATGCTTTTGGTTCAAGGGGAATGTcatttgctgctgctgctatggCTGGGCTTGCTTCTTTAAGCAGCAGAGGTATCAGAGGTGGTCGAGGCACTGGTGCTAGTGATAACTGCAACAAATTGATATTCACAGCAGGAGGGAAGCAGCTTAGCAAGCATTGGACCATTTATCAAGCTTTCCAACGTCAACttgttcttgatgaagaggaTGATGAAAGATTTAATGGATCTGATCTACCCAGTGATGGCAGTAGATTCTGCAATGATGTATTTACCATCACATACCAAAAGGCTGATGGCCAGGCTGACAGGACTTCTCAAGGAGGCTCCACTTCTTCAATGTCAAAGACTCCGAAATCTGCTTCTGCTTCCAATTCTAGCTGTGAAAATAGGTGGCAAAAGAAGTCACTACTGGATAGCATTTTGCAAGCTGATCTTCCTTGTGATCTTGAAAAAACTAATCCTACGTATAATATATTGGCATTATTGCGTGTTTTAGAGTGTCTGAATCAGCTGACTCCTCGCCTGAGAGTGCAAGCAGTAAGTGATGATTTTGCCGAGGGTAAGATTACTGGTGTGGATGGGCTATATAGGACTGGTATAAGTGTCCCTCCAAAAGAGTTTGTTAATACCAAGTTAACGCCGAAACTTTCCCGCCAAATTCAGGATGCTCTGGCATTATGTAGTGGTAGTGTTCCTCCATGGTGTTACCAAATGACAAAAGCATGcccttttctctttccctttgaGATCAGAAGACAGTATTTCTATTCTACAGCTTTTGGACTATCTCGTGCATTGCATCGACTTCAGCAACAACAAAATGCTGATAATCCTAATTCAGCAAATGAAAGAGAGGTCCGCATTGGTCGACTGCAAAGACAAAAGGTTCGTGTTTCTAGAAATAGAATCTTGGACTCTGCAGTAAAAGTTATGGAGATGTATTCTAGTCAGAAGGCTGTCCTTGAAGTAGAATATTTTGGTGAAGTTGGAACAGGGTTGGGTCCAACCTTAGAATTTTATACTTTGTTGAGTCACGATTTGCAAAAGGTTGAATTGGGGTTATGGAGATCCAACTATGGATCAGATAATAATGTGATGCAAATTGATGGAGGTGAAATGGAAGATGGAAAGACTGATGATGGTTCAGTAATGAAGATACATAATGACAACTTTTCTGTTCAAAGAAGAGATATTATACAAGCTCCTCTTGGTTTGTTTCCTCGTCCTTGGTCGCATAATGTAGGTGCTTCTGATGGTAGCCAGTTTTCAAAGGTTTTAGAGTATTTTCGTCTGGTTGGTCAAACAATGGCAAAAGCTCTACAAGATGGGAGGCTTTTGGATCTGCCACTTTCTACAGCATTTTACAAACTTGTATTGGGTCAA GAGCTTGATTTGTATGACATCTTGTCATTTGATGCTGAATTTGGAAAGACATTACAAGAAATGCAAGTTCTTGTTCATTGCAAACAGTTTATGGATGCAACTGCTGGTGACAGTCGAAAGACAACTGCTGATTTACAATTCCATGGTGCTCCAATTGAAGACTTATGTTTAGATTTTACTCTTCCTGGCTATCCTGATTACATACTTAAAGGAGAGGAAAGCACTGTG GTTAATATCAACAATTTGGAGGAGTACATTTCCTTGGTTGTTGATGCTATTACTAATACAGGAATTACGAGGCAGATGGATGCATTTAGAGCAGGATTCAATCAG GTCTTTGACATATCGTCTTTGCAAATATTTTGTCCACATGAACTTGACTACCTAATTTGTGGTCGCAGAGAATTGTGGAAG CCTGAGACGCTGGTTGATCATATAAAATTTGATCATGGATACACAGCTAAAAGCCCTGCGATCGTCAAT CTGCTTGAGATAATGGGGGAATTTACACCAGAGCAGCAGCACGCATTTTGCCAGTTTGTGACTGGTGCTCCAAGGCTTCCACCTGGTGGCCTGGCTGCACTAAATCCAAAGTTGACTATAGTGAAAAAG CATTCTTCAAATTTATCCAATAGAACAACAAATGGAACTGGGGCAACTGAGTCAGCTGATGGTGACTTACCCAGTGTTATGACCTGTGCTAACTACCTGAAACTTCCCCCATACTCAACCAAG GGAATAATGTACAAGAAGCTTCTTTATGCTATCAGTGAAGGCCAGGGATCATTTGATCTGTCATAA